TCTGTACTAAAATACTCTTAATTTAGTGGAAACTTgacatatttttattcaatcaGTTACATAGGTGACGCTTATGAATTGTGAAGCGATGATTCTGGAGAATTGATCCAATGATAGTCAAGTCAAAGTACGAAACCCTATTGACCGATGTTTATAAAATGGCACTGATACAAAATGGTCGACAATCGACAAAAAATGACCGCTTTGTATCACAGTGCGCAATAGGGATCTAGCTATCTCTATATACGCTATCTATGAAAACCAATTCGAGCCACTGTCGAGTGACGCGTATACACGTCACTTCCGTAAACTTTACGCATTTCCGTTCATCGCAACACGGCGCCACCAGAGGAACTTGCAACGACGAATTCCAGTTCGGTAACTTCTCAGCTCTTAGGTGCTTTTCGAAACTATCGTTATCTTCAACATGGTAGACAAAATGAGTATGTCTCTGGACGACATTATCAAGCTGAACAACAAAGGAAGCCGAAGCGGAGCTTCGAGTGAACGTTCGGGGTTCGCCGGCGGATCCTCGAAATCGGCGCGGAGTCGACCGAATAATTTCAACCGCGAGAGGGTCAACAGGCCCGCACCGTACACTCGAGTAAGAACCACTTCAAATCTCTTTATTATTAAGCATTTTACACGCATGTGGACGGAGCTTCGAAGGTGACACGGAAGTAATATACGTAAAGGTTatagtgtgtgtgcgcgcgcctGGCGCGCGCGGGGGCAGGAAAGGAGGGGGTCAATCCCCGATTGTGACCAGCCGGCGgaatataataaattaatactGCGCATGCGTTGGCTGACGTCATTTCCCTTCGTGTGATGACGACATGCATTCGTGATACATTCAGtaaccaaaataaacattttctagGTAGGCTAagttgcagtcaatggcagctaatgagttcatttaaaacaaacaactcaGTAATATGCTAAACTTTATTCCCCGAGTCTGATCCTCCTGAGTTGACACGATCTGGAATATCTTTTCCATGTTTTAAAATACTTGCATTTCCCTTCCCAGCCCAGAGAGTTGCCAGATAAATGGCAGCATGACATGTTTGAACAGCACGCTGGCGACCAAAGAGGACCGCGATCGGGATCGGACCGAAGCGCGGAAAATACTGCCAAACTGCTCATTTCCAATCTGGATTTTGGAGTGTCCGACTCTGACATCAAGGTAATTAACGCGGCACTTAAAACGCCCGACGCCACGGTGTTAAATCCCAAGTGATAAAGACTGACGCCCGACTCCTCCCTCTTCAGGAACTCTTTGAAGACTTCGGACCTCTGAGGAAAGCATCGGTTCACTACGACCGCTCCGGTCGTAGTAAAGGAAGTGCCGATATCTTCTTTGAAAATGCAGCCGATGCGATGAAAGCCATGAAACACTACAACGGAGTCCCTCTCGATGGTGAGGACTGTCGACCGGTAGCCTCGTCATTGCGATTCTAACGCTTTCGTCTTTGTCGCCCTTTCAGGTCGCCCTATGAAAATTGTGGAAGCGACGTCAGGCGCCGATTCACAAAGTAGACAATCGACACAGAGGTGAgagatatatatacacgtgtatatatacatatatatacacacatttatacatatatacacacttacacacacatatacacatttgcacacatacacatacacaaaaacatatactcatacatacatatacacgtatacatacacatgagCTCTATTTGGCCTTAATGTGGCCCGTCAACCAAACGTGATTTTGACACCACTGTCTTAAATGGTTTGTGTCTATTGTTCTCTactacaataaaatcattcaatttaatGATGGTCTGTCCACAGTTCCAACAGAGGTTTCGATAGGAGCCGGCTGGGTCAGCCCACCTTTGAAAGGAGTAAAAGAAGCGAATGGGGCGATTGGGGGGGACGAGGCGGCAGTGGCGGGGGCTCAAGAGGTTGGGGAAGTGGACGAGGGAGAGGCAGAGGAAACAGACCCCAGCTGTCAGCTGAAGAGTTGGATGCCCAGTTAGATGCTTATAATGCTATGGTAGGTTTTTATTtgctagtttttttcccccatatatgtcagaaaactaattatttttatttttgcaggcaAACAACAATTAGACTGAGTCGGAGAAAGACATGAAGCCCACAGGTTTTTAGGAACGTGATTCATATTTGATAATTTTTTAGAGTTTTAACTCTCAGTACCATCGgcgatgatagacgtccaattatgAGGCCACTTTCACCCTTCTGCTTCTGTTTTAATTGAGGTGGTCAATAATCGTCACGCAATCCGTTTGATCGTCCTcccccagtccaaatggattagacgtctatcaaCGTCAATGGTGGCCACCGACTTAAACTGTTTTCGGTTCCAATTAATGTCGGATTGTTTTGGCCGAGAGACCAATGCGTTTTTTGCTTcctaatacctttttttttgtgtttgctaATTGCAACTTGGTTTAGTTTCAGATACTTATGTTCACTTTTCATCATTTCTGTCACTTGATGTACTGTCTACTTGATATGTGAACAACCCAGGGTTTTGTATATAAATACTCAATTAAAATTGatcctgtttgttttttatatttaaaaatgttcccTGCCTGGAGTAAGCAATTTAACCCAATTTGGTTCACCCTCTCCAAAACAGCcattcaaatgtaaacaaaagacaaagCTGGACAAAcattttacttgatttttttttggcttttaaacTCCAAAAGGTTGTCATTCTTCAAGAAAATAATATATGAATGCTTGCAGAAATCTGAAATTGGTATTTTTGGATGGGAAACATcagaaaatgatacaaaaaggaCATAAAACCGTCAATACATTGTTACTTGAAAGTGCTTTACAATGATAGAAAATGGTGGGAAATGACAGGAAGTTAGCTGCATTGTTAACAATaggttgctattttttttaattgtggcaCCATAAATACACCCGGTTTGACGAGTTATTCATAattataaattgtttttaattttttattctttgtgtAAAAGCTTCCCACTCGCCGTAGTTTTGTTCCCGGAAATGCTGGTTGGGCGGGTGGCGCACCGGGCGGCGCCGTCCCGTTATTCGCCATACTTGCACAGCAGCACACAACGAACGCACTTCCTCTCGGGCACCTGCACGCCAGCTGCTTTTCACTAGAAGGTTTGTCTTTTCTTTGTCTCTCCGGGTCGGGAAAAATGTCATGCGGAGCCATCTTAAGTTATATTCCAGTCCCGTTATCCGCTAGCATGCGTCTAGAACTTGTCAATTTAGTGTTAGCTATTAGCTTGAGCACGCTAGCTATTTTTGCCCCTTGTCGCCCTCATCAGCCCCACCCTGTCGGAAATTGACGGCTCCTCGTAAAAAAGTTCGCTTTATTTTTCGACAAAAATGTCCTCATATGTGCTATTTAGGGCTATAATATGAGTTCTTTCCTCTGTCTTTTTCCTGTTATCATAATTTATGTTAGCACGAGAAGGTTTTGTTCCATTCTGCTGCGAGACATTACGGTGATGGAATATGATAATTTAATGAATGCTTCCTGGCTACTTCATTTAAAATTCATATTGTAAGATtacttaattgtatttttttttatataacgaAGAACGATCATTTCAAGCTGTATTTATCGCAGAATATGTGATACAATATGATCTTCAGTGTTTCTAATTTAATTGGAAACTCATCACCCTTACCCGCATCCTTTATCtacttaacatttatttttacaagtgactagttttttattttaataaaaaaaataaccaatgaAGACCAAGCGTCCAAATATGGGAATGTAAAATTTTGAGATGGACAATTGCGTCCTACAATACTTAAAATGTAATGTCCACTTATGTGGTAGCCAGGTcttaattataaatatacattttactattaattatttaacATATAGAAATACAATTACAAATTTTTCAAATTATATGACATGTCTATTTCATATAATTCATTacatgccattgacaacaatagccATCCTGTTCATTTACCCATTTTAGTTAACAGCTACTCAAAAGATGATAGTTAAGAACTTTAAAACTTTATTGaggaagtttttattttttggtcattaaaacaaCCCTAGAACATGACAATTTTTGGTCTAAAATATTAGCATTCATTATGCCTGTTTAATTATTGTCCTATGTTTAAGTATATTTCCAAGCTAAATCTATTACATGAAGAAAAACTAATTTCACTCTGGTTCCAGacaatgtatatttgttttttcttacaaCTTTATTCATTGCATGCCATTGACACCAATGGACGTCCAGTTCGTTTTGTAGGCGTGTCCATGCCGACTGTCCATCCCACTCTTGACCCTAAAACGGTAACTACAACCATCAGACAACTTAATTGGTGTacctaaatatgtttttagggATTAAATGTCCCATGTTTTCGTagaaaattatcaaaatattcacACGGCAACATTGATGGCTGAATAATGTTCTGACACGTTTTGCTGTGTAcgtggcttatttttttcctctttattttcctttttttttcccccttgcaaCTTTCAGACATTCCTCTGATGATCGACTAGTTTGGGCAGGCCAGAAGAGGAATGGGGAAGGCGTTTTGACTCTCCTTTAAAAAGGAGGATTTAGCTTTAGATTCTTTTGCCGTTTATACTACTAGTAGTATGAGTGAGAATAAAAACaagccattcatttacaaatatGATTGCAGTTTACATATTTAGATGATCAGGTGGTATGAAgatgtttttgcatgatttgaatgaggcaaaatgaCCTACTTTTCTCTCCAATAGATTGTTCTATTAATTTCTTTCAGatgtactgtcatttttttgtgtaaaaatttaATCTGGTGTTcagaaagtattttttcaaaattgagtattggaaaaaaaagagggtcgtcttatattcgggccgaTATGGTACATAAGATTCGTAGTATTTGGCAGCTCTGTAGTAGTAGTCTTGTGATTGGTAAGACTCTTGCGGGGGTGCCGTCATTTCAGAGAAGTGACTTAATATGACGTCATCATGCGGTCAGCAGGTGCACCTTAAAAATGGGAGACGCTGGAAATTATTTGCTCTTAAAGCGGCAGCGACAGGCTTTGCTCTTGCTCCGTTTGTCCGTTTCTCCAGGTAGTCGCTATCTTGTTTTCACTCCTTGAATGGCTTCAGCTTCCTCaactgtatatttatgtattatatatatcttttgTGGTCACCAGACATGGCTGAGGATGACATGACACCAGAGCAGCTATCGGCCATCGCGGCTGAAAACGAAGAGCCGGAGCTGGTCAACTACAAGGCGCCCGCCCGCAAGACGGTGCAAGAAATACACGAGATGGACAAAGAGGACGAGAGTTTACGTAAATACAAAGAAGCTCTCCTTGGTGCTGAGGTCTCTGCAGCTGGTGAGGCATTTTGGAGTCTTTTTACAgttgttacatttaaaaaaaaatattaattatattttgatattaatacATAATGATTTTGATATGCTTATAGTtgtgatatttaataaatatacacttttggatcattgtatttgtatttctgtataggtgCAAAAACAtattgtggtagttataatggggtgatcctactttttttgtttatagcgGCCATGTTAGGTCTACATTAagcgcgatatttgagggattactgtagtgtttttggaatataagggggaaaaaacatggtTTAAATTGGACTTAAGTATAAGTGAcagtttttatttgatcagaaaccaaaaaaatgcgacttatagtgcgTAAAATACGTTGGATTGGCTGaaattaatggcattttttcctGTTGTCAGATCCCAACATTCCCAATGTCCAGGTGACCCAAATGGCGCTAATGTGCGAGAGTGCCCCAAATCCTCTCGTGCTGGACTTGCAAGGTGAGTCGTGGGACTtgaattattttacaaaataaaacgttgagaaaataaaaagccaTGTTATGTCATGTCTGTCCCTATAATCATGCTACCTGTACCTAATCCAATGTTTGTTTCATTTGGATTTATCATCAGGCGACTTGGAATCCTTCAAGAATGAAGCTTTTATTCTGAAGGAAGGAgttgaatacaaaataaagatCAGCTTCAAGGTGAAAAGTACAGAAggaacaaatgtgttttttcaaatgacaactTTTTCTGCCATCGCCGCCTATGACAACCTATCATTATTTTCACCCATATTTTGTCTTCTCAGGTGAACAAGGAGATCGTTTCGGGGCTGAAATACGTGCAGCAGACTTATAGGAAAGGAATGAAAAGTGAGTGGATGCAtttctaaatcatttttaaagacGCCATCCCATTTTGCACCAGCCAAATTAACCCCACCTTCACATTTATCCCCAGTTGACAAATCGGACTACATGGTGGGCAGCTACGGGCCACGCCCGGCCGCGTACGACTTCCTAACCACGGTGGAAGAAGCTCCCAAGGGCGTACTCGCCCGCGGCAACTACGTCATCAAATCCAAGTTCACCGACGACGACAAGCACGACCACCTTAGCTGGGAGTGGAACCTCAACATCAAGAAAGACtggaaagactaaaaaaaaaaaaagccaagtccGTCCACCCCGCCCCCCGCTCTCCTTCCTTCGTTTGGCCCCCTCTTTTTTGAGTTTTcccgttttttatttttttattctttttaaccaTTACGCTGTCATGCCTTCTGTGACGCTTGTGCCTGGCTCAACGTTCCCTTTTCACTCCTCCTCCCCCGGCCTCGGTAGCAGcactttcccccccccccttcggCCTCGCTAAACTCCCGCCGACggacccccccgcccccctccttTGTTTTGCCGGTCGAGGTCAAGCTTGTGGCTTCTTCCCCCGGAATGGCGTCTTCCCGTCAGAATGAAGTACATGCTTAAAGCAAAGTGTACAATCACCTTGAGTTTGCCTTTCTTATCTAGTTGTATCACTGGTTGTGCACCCGTGTGACTGTGTATTCACTTCACTGATAATCAGCCGTCTCCCCACCAGATTGCTCTTCCCCGGCGACCGATCTTTGCCTTTGTTACGAGCTGCTCTACACGTTGTTGTGACGTTTTCACCCCCTAGAAAAACTGCCTTGGCTTCGGCTTGGTGTTAGGGCCGGAGAAAGAAAAGTATGAGGTATCGATTCGGATTTTAGTAGTTGGGATCGTTGGTGCATTCACAATGAATTGTCTAGGGTCCATCGACTCATTGTTTACGGTAAGCTAATAACTGGTCACTGATGACTTTGATGAGGGATGATTGTGTTGGAATAGCCGATTGTTAGTCTGTCAGCAGCAGTTGTTGGATACTTGGTAAACTGTTTCAATGTCTAGGGATGTTGGATTAATTGTTTATGGGAATCAGGTAAGTGTTAAGAAAGTTAATGAATCGTTTATGATGAGTGGTTAATCCATTAGGGTTTGTGGTGGATCAATAAGCCGTTTGGAGGTAGTTGTGTTTGGATAGTCGATGAATTGTCTGTTGGTTATTGGATACTTGGTAAACTATTTCATTGTTAAGGGATATTCAATTTATTGTTGATGGTAGTCAGATGACTGGTCTATGGATGGTTTATGATGAATGATTACGGATGAATCGGTAGTTCAGTTTCTGTGGAATGTATCAGCCGTATGCAGCcaattgattatttgtttcGGACTAGTCTGTGACCGTCAAATATTGAATCTGTTTCATTGTCTAAGACTGTCGTTTAGGGATAATGGGTGACCAATTTGCCCCTTTTGCTTGGGATATTACAAAACCCAACCCTTAATAGTACGACTTTACTCTGGTGATccaattttctttctttggtCCTAAAAGAAGCGAGCATGAGCCCTGTTGCCACTTGGAAATGGAAAATCAAGGGCTCACTTGGCGAGCAACGGAACTGTTTTTTACAGGATGCTCGTCAATTTGCCCATTGCTCCCCCAAATCTAGCCTTCCAATTGAAGAATGTTTAGAAGAATTGGAGACAAACAAAGATTGTGGCCTTATCGCCAAGTCACGTTTTGTGTTCTCGTCCGGCGGTCTTCCTCTTTTGCCTTAATGTCCACGTGTCCTCCGAGCCGGCTTCGATGCCGTCGTCCTTCCGCTGTCGCCGTTGGTAACGACCGCTAGCCGATTTTTGGGTCATTCTTTTTTCAAACTGTTACAAACATTTTGATAACACTCAGTATTTCATACAAAAGACctgttttgaaaagaaaacacacaaatgactggtcatgcaaactccaaatcaACTCGTACTGTACCGGAGCATATGGATGTAGagcttttgtttagttttttttcttcttctgtggttcTTTTTAAAGCTATGTATTCCTGCACCATACATTCCTTATCATTGTATAGTTCCTATAAAATCACTGGCATGCTGGTGGGGTTGTACATGATATCATTTGTGATTGGTCTTGCTCAATAAAGATTTTGCTCAATTAGGACTCAGTCTGACTTAAAGTCCAGAATCTgagaaaattgagaaaatagttcttcctctggccaaggtGCACCCCCCTTCCCACTAATTTATTGTTCTTAAAAGTCTTGAACAGGGACAAAACAACAATCActtgaaaatacagttttttttcttgacaaattATTAGATTAATCATTGATTCGTCAAAAATTAATTAGACATTAGATGCAATTAATGGCTATCATTTAGTTAAAGGAGAATCCCACAAAATATTAacttgcttaaaaaaacaaaatgagccCAACACAAAAttgttagtttttatttttcgtTTTCTCAACTGtattaatttataataataataaaatacaacatATGCAGAAAGGCAATAGTTTTATATTCACGGGTGCACGTAATTGGCACACAAGTGCGCATGCGCGACAGAAACCACACAGGTGCATCATTATGAGCATCACCATCCACCATTTACAAAAATGTGCAAACGATGCcgcaaaaacaaatcaacaaacaCAAATTAATATGCTTATTTGATATTTCGCCACCAAAGAATCAACAACTAACCGATAAGGAGCTAAACAAGTGAgttattttcctgaaaaatgTATCCAAGAAGTCCTGTACCCTGAAGCTAACGACCTGAAGAGTTCCTGCTTATAACCACAACAAGCCGACAAAACAGGTGCGTATttataaaaagctaaattaatttAAACCACCTTATATTCGATAAACGCGAATATAATAGCGAGTATATGAATAGCGCTCAAGCTATCGCTAACAAACATGCTAGCCGAGACAAATTAGCCAACCGGCTTTTGACCGGATGTCGTGACAACCTCAATCAATAACAACGGCGAACGTAGTGTCCAatttttgtccttttaaaaatcaaattattgtTTACAACGTGCCCGTGAcgcatattttttcccctcaggcCAAAGTGGACTCATTAAACTGTATGCTGAACAGATAGCCACTTCAActgttatggaaaaaaaaacctacaagaCGACATTGAAGACTGCTTCCAAACACAATCTCCTGTGAGTAATCCTcgtaataaatgtgttttttataatataaattcGTTTTGATATAATGCAACCCCCAGAAAAAGTCAGTCAATAGTCTCAATGCTATAGTTACACTCTCACAAGCCTCCAGTTTaataacaaaatgaaataacatcAATATAAAGCGTTAGTTAATATTCTTGCCTAATGCTCATTTACACATGCtgagatgatgaagatgatgatgaagatgatgatgtcactcttGGTCcattttcagttaaaataaaattgatatGATGTAGGCTAGacaacattcattcaatttGGCACATTTTTCCTATTCCAAGTAACCAACTTTTGTGTTTCTGAGTTCAAAAATATCACTTAGCATGGCTTTTAGTCACTTTCCAcaacatttatacaaaaaaggaGAGAAGCACATAAAATATTCCAGTTAAAAACGAGCATAAAATGCCAGATGAAAAGAGGGCGTGAAGCACCAAGTCCACAGAAAGGTGCTCATTTTAAACATCATACAACAATTCCTCAGTAGAATTTTTGTTCGGTTACCCTTGGCTGTGTTTTACACAAATGGGACTCGGctgtcttttattgtttttttttttaaacaattcatCTAGATAGTTTGCTGATAACTCGAATGAGGGCAGCATTTTCATCCTTGAGCCTCTGGTTGTCTGCTTTCAGGTCGACCAGAatcttaagaagaaaaaaaaataagtgtcagGATACTGtccatttgaagaaaaatatttttccttttgccGCTAATTTGAACCTTTTTTGGCATTTGCTGCATGTTTGCTATTTAGTTTTGACAGGAGACTTTTAAATTTCGCTAAAATTACTTAATTATAGTTGACTTtagaccactggtgtcaaagtggcggcacgggggccaaatctggcccgccgcatcattttgtgcggcccgagaaattaatttcagttttaggatcaaattaaaatggagtatagatgtgtattaaatttcctgatttaccccctttttaaatcaataaatgtattttttttatattttttttccagtttttagttcaaaaataattttgtaaaatcaaaaaaaatattaaaaaagctaaaataaacattgttttagatatataaaaaattgaatattcagggcttttaatccagttcatttaatccatttataaaaaaaaaaatctaaatattatatctaaaatggtctggcccacatgaaatcgagttgaccttAAAGCGGTCCGTGAACCAACTGACACCCTTGTTTGAGAAGGAATTCTGGCTGAATTTATTATACATGCATGTCCAgttgttattatattttttataatgattAAGAACCTTCAATTCGTCTTCCAATTCCACTGCTCTCCTCTGGAGTGCCAACTTCTCCTAAAACACGACACAAAGCAAAGAAAAGGCCTTTTAAATGTTTCCTTTCAGCAACCCCACCGACACAAATATAGAAAAAGACACTTACAAATCTCTCCAGTTCCAACAAGGCGGGTCTATCTGTGCTGCCATCTTGGCTCTATAACAAAGATCAATCAATTGCAACAACCAGTGATTTAACTTAAAGAACTTTGAAGTAAAATTTGCCCAAACCTGTCTGAATCTCTCCAGATCCACTTTATTTTGACTAAGCAGCAATTCCATCTCCTGCAGTTTGTCCTTCAGAGACAAGTTCTGCTGCAGTACTTGAAAGTAGAGCTGTAGGAGGAGGCACATAAACATACAGGGTCAAGTTTTAGAAGAAGTTTTCTACATTGATTTAGACATCCCTACATTtctaaagtcattttttaacatattaatgcagaattttgttgattttgagcaaaaatgtaAGCTGTAAAAGAAGCTGAGACACATACTATCCTGTAGTCGCCGTCTTCTAATCCGCTTGTACTGTAGAGAAACGGAAAATAAATTACAACTCATATTAATCAATGATGAATCAAACAATacttaaaaatgttgttttttttaattagggcTGCTTTGGAAtttagaggtatttgtaaggaGAGGTACCACTTTGCATTCAAATTTTTatttatcaaaaataataataataaaagaaacgTACGAGGAGTCGTCGTTACTGTTTGGATCATCCTCATCATTCTGAAACACAATAAAAAGCAACACAATTTTACATCGCTTTCTGTACCTGTAAAAGATCCAAAATGTTGACTGTGCAGGAGTGTCTTTTTCTTACCTCTCCACCTGGCTGAATGACACCAGTGGAGCGCCTCTCTTTTCTGGCTCGCCTTCTGTCCCTCACCCCCAGGCGTTTGTCTCCCTCATGCTCATCCTGCTTCACTGGGTCCGTGTCTGTAATACcaaagccattttttaatcacatGACCTTGCTcgtaatgtaaatgtaaaacaattagaatgaaaaaagtgtatatttgtaatcatttttaatttgatagGGTCAAAGAAAAAATAGTGATTAATTCTGGAACGTGGAGAGATCAAACTCACCCCTCTCAGCGGGCGTAAGAGTGATGATGGGGCTAACGGGCTGAATGTTCCGAGGCTGAGGATACGCGGCTTTAGACATGGTCTTCTCCGCTTCCTTTAGGTCGGTTAAGGTCACAccctgtattaaaaaaacacatttctttcaGTTTCTTTTTCTGTAAGTAGTACACCTAATTCATCACCTAattgatgtcacaaccagaatgcaATGTCTGGTGCGTACCTGAGTAGAACGGCGTGACTGTCGCAAGAGTCGAGAACGAGCTTTCCTCTGAGACTCGGACTCCTCATCTCTGACTGGAGCCTGAAACCTGAACAAATGCAAACAAGGATTTTGGAAAGCCGTCCAGTCTTGTGGTCAATATATTACTTTGCGTTTCCTACTTGCGGCGCTCTGTCGTAGGCGTGTTGGGACTCTCGGAAGTACTGTCCCTCGTGTGAGGAGTGGGCTGAACTCGAGCTGTGCGACTCGCTTTGTCCTGTTCCTTATCTTCCTCGCTGCCTCTCTCGTCCGACGtctgttttacaaaaataagaacacaaaaaaacttttgaaaCTCACCCACATTAAAGCCCATCAACAAAGTTTGCAACTCTAACCTTGTCAACTGGACTGGCTGCAGATGTGGTGGTTCCACTTTCATTGTCTGGACTGGACACCGAGGAGCTTTCTGGAAGAAGAAAACAATCAAATGGATGAAGATGAACCTGAAGTGACTataaacagaagaaaataatCAGATCAGCTGGTTTACCCGGACTGCTTTCCTTGTCCTCATTAAGCTCCAGGCCTCCTGAGACGCCACGTTCTTTGGACTGGTCCTGCAAGTTCATCTTGTCTTTGCTGCTCATCCGGCAAACTGAGCTTCTGATGACATCAAATTGTTTCAATCTCGTTGAATGTTGACAGTGGTGGAAACATCATTAATTgactcttttttaaaaaaaataaatggagtgACTAATGTAGAGAAATTGATTGACTGACACCTGAATTcatctttttgaaaaaaaaagtcattttacgACTACAATTGTGCAACAACACTCAAAGTGAGGGAAAAATAAGTAGTGTTATTGTctgaaaatgactttaatatTTGATAAAGAGCTAATATCTGAACTGTATAAGACAAATACTAACCttcgttttttattttgtggattTACAGTGGTAGCGCCTGGCTGGTTTTGCCGCTCTCTTATGGATTGTTCGTTCCGCCACTGGGgagaaagaagcaaaaaaataaataaataaaagctcaaGTCAACCTGGCATCTGACTGGAATGATGGAGAAAAAGATCTCACATTGGCTTGCTTCTGAGCTAAATCCTCCAGAAGCTCCTCAACGGTCTCGTCGGCGACATCCAATGGCGTCTGACCCTGAGAAGGTAT
This region of Stigmatopora nigra isolate UIUO_SnigA chromosome 6, RoL_Snig_1.1, whole genome shotgun sequence genomic DNA includes:
- the LOC144198055 gene encoding aly/REF export factor 2-like yields the protein MVDKMSMSLDDIIKLNNKGSRSGASSERSGFAGGSSKSARSRPNNFNRERVNRPAPYTRPRELPDKWQHDMFEQHAGDQRGPRSGSDRSAENTAKLLISNLDFGVSDSDIKELFEDFGPLRKASVHYDRSGRSKGSADIFFENAADAMKAMKHYNGVPLDGRPMKIVEATSGADSQSRQSTQSSNRGFDRSRLGQPTFERSKRSEWGDWGGRGGSGGGSRGWGSGRGRGRGNRPQLSAEELDAQLDAYNAMANNN
- the LOC144198056 gene encoding rho GDP-dissociation inhibitor 1-like, giving the protein MAEDDMTPEQLSAIAAENEEPELVNYKAPARKTVQEIHEMDKEDESLRKYKEALLGAEVSAADPNIPNVQVTQMALMCESAPNPLVLDLQGDLESFKNEAFILKEGVEYKIKISFKVNKEIVSGLKYVQQTYRKGMKIDKSDYMVGSYGPRPAAYDFLTTVEEAPKGVLARGNYVIKSKFTDDDKHDHLSWEWNLNIKKDWKD
- the ppp1r12c gene encoding protein phosphatase 1 regulatory subunit 12C, whose amino-acid sequence is MGDSARTKRREQLKRWAGSCTDKASAVPRRRWRGDAAERGSQEPEAELRQPPCEEPVSGGDESSPLLKRRKRVRFDRAAEFLAACASGDTEEAQVMLQEAKGMMSGDKEDATEIINCSNADGITALHQACIDGSMEMVSFLLERGANVNQVDSEGWTPLHVGASCGYREIADFLLRHGASLSAVNCDGDVPVDIALDETTETLLQDYSLRQGVDLEAVKRMEEEQITTDARTWLTEGPPVNVRHPRTGATPLHVAAAKGYVEALKLLCQCGLDVSAMDFDGWTPLHAAAHWGQGEACHILAEQMCNMEARSCAGQTPLDVADETVEELLEDLAQKQANWRNEQSIRERQNQPGATTVNPQNKKRRSSVCRMSSKDKMNLQDQSKERGVSGGLELNEDKESSPESSSVSSPDNESGTTTSAASPVDKTSDERGSEEDKEQDKASRTARVQPTPHTRDSTSESPNTPTTERRKFQAPVRDEESESQRKARSRLLRQSRRSTQGVTLTDLKEAEKTMSKAAYPQPRNIQPVSPIITLTPAERDTDPVKQDEHEGDKRLGVRDRRRARKERRSTGVIQPGGENDEDDPNSNDDSSTSGLEDGDYRILYFQVLQQNLSLKDKLQEMELLLSQNKVDLERFRQSQDGSTDRPALLELERFEKLALQRRAVELEDELKILVDLKADNQRLKDENAALIRVISKLSR